Proteins encoded in a region of the Neoarius graeffei isolate fNeoGra1 chromosome 3, fNeoGra1.pri, whole genome shotgun sequence genome:
- the LOC132883411 gene encoding uncharacterized protein LOC132883411 has product MYADPPSPPPRVSADPPPPTHRSLQTPPPTHRSIQTPAPPAPTHGSSTPRRDIRDSMFVRILTLLEEVKDTQRNHGRILQALLQDQHNIANPVCSTPEGFPLKTVHEVDCMEEKLANPTFMSELIAAVADIGGGTVDGAMRRMMAFLIDHNLSRQYNFVGRNGKTGFKPLKLFEVIYGALKKNAMTSQITRKDVEKAVSK; this is encoded by the exons ATGTATGCAGACCCCCCTTCTCCCCCCCCACGGGTCTCTGCAGACCcccctccacccacccacaggtctctgcagacccctccacccacccacaggtcTATACAGACCCCTGCACCCCCTGCTCCCACCCACGGGTCTTCAACCCCAAGACGAGACATTCGGGATAGCATGTTTGTTCGCATTTTGACCCTCCTTGAGGaggtgaaagacacacagaggaaCCATGGGAGGATTCTCCAGGCACTTCTCCAAGATCAACACAACATTGCCAACCCCGTTTGTTCTACTCCAGAGGGTTTCCCCCTCAAGACGGTTCATGAAGTCGACTGCATGGAAGAAAAACTGGCAAACCCCACCTTCATGTCAGAACTG ATTGCAGCTGTGGCGGACATTGGAGGGGGCACTGTTGACGGGGCCATGAGAAGGATGATGGCGTTCCTCATTGACCACAACCTATCCAGACAGTACAACTTCGTGGGGAGAAATGGCAAGACAGGATTCAAGCCCCTCAAGCTGTTTGAAGTAATTTATG GAGCCTTGAAGAAGAATGCAATGACCAGTCAGATCACCAGAAAGGACGTAGAGAAGGCGGTCTCAAAGTGA